In one uncultured Devosia sp. genomic region, the following are encoded:
- the topA gene encoding type I DNA topoisomerase: MKVVVVESPAKAKTINKYLGSGYEVLASFGHVRDLPAKDGSVRPDEDFAMSWEVDTASRKRLADIAGALKGADGLILATDPDREGEAISWHVLDVLRQKKALKKDTPVQRVVFNAITRDAVTAAMAKPREIDMPLVDAYLARRALDYLVGFTLSPILWRKLPGSRSAGRVQSVALRLVSDRELEIEKFKSDEYWSVEAKLAQSGKSFLARLFSVDGKKTDKLDIKTGEDATALKALIESGQFNVSSVEKKPTKRNPYAPFTTSSLQQDASSRLGLSPSRTMQIAQRLYEDGLITYMRTDAVQMAPEGIAMARSVIGKYFGEEYLPEKARVYQTKAKNAQEAHEAIRPTDMFKRPEQLSLDADQAKLYGLIWRRTLASQMKSAEIDRTTVDIAVNVPGRAVELRAVGSVVTFPGFLKLYGVEVKSDEESDDEDDRELPPLAVGDKPSLQAVDIEQHFTQPPSRYTEASLIKKMEELGIGRPSTYAATLTTLKDRDYVRLEGKALHPEDRGRIVTAFLENFFNRYVEYGFTAGLEEQLDEISDGKLDYKQVLRDFWKDFTASTEEIKDLRVSEVLDALNEALASRIFPPKEDGSDPRKCPTCGTGQLSLKLGKFGAFIGCSNYPECRHTIQLSDAAAGKSSDAAAGDGVLGTDPESGEEVHLKTGRFGPYVQLGDGKEPKRSSLPKGWDAATLGLEGALKLLSLPREVGLHPESGLPISAGIGRYGPFVLHDGKYANLPDVEEVFTVGLNRAVDLIAQKAAGGFKRGGGTAVAAIQTFEHDNGPITVRPGRYGPYVNQGKVNATIPKDVAPEAVTLEQALAWIEAKGGATKKKAPAKKAAAKKPAAKKATTKAAVTGEKKPAAKKAPAKKIPKSEDVPF, encoded by the coding sequence ATGAAGGTCGTCGTCGTTGAAAGTCCGGCTAAAGCCAAGACAATCAACAAATATCTGGGCTCGGGCTATGAAGTCCTGGCCTCGTTTGGCCATGTCCGCGATTTGCCTGCCAAGGATGGCTCGGTCCGTCCCGACGAAGATTTCGCCATGTCCTGGGAGGTCGATACGGCCTCGCGCAAGCGGCTTGCCGATATTGCCGGCGCCCTCAAAGGCGCTGACGGATTGATCCTTGCGACTGACCCTGATCGCGAAGGCGAGGCCATTTCTTGGCACGTGCTCGACGTGCTGCGCCAGAAGAAGGCGCTCAAGAAAGACACGCCGGTGCAGCGCGTGGTGTTCAACGCCATCACCAGGGATGCCGTGACTGCCGCCATGGCGAAACCGCGCGAAATCGACATGCCGCTGGTGGATGCCTATCTGGCCCGCCGTGCGCTCGACTATCTCGTGGGCTTCACCCTCTCGCCGATCCTGTGGCGCAAGCTGCCGGGTTCGCGTTCGGCGGGCCGCGTGCAGTCGGTGGCGCTGCGCCTGGTTTCGGATCGCGAACTCGAGATCGAAAAGTTCAAGTCGGACGAATATTGGTCGGTTGAAGCCAAGCTGGCCCAATCCGGCAAGAGCTTCCTTGCCCGGCTGTTTTCGGTCGATGGCAAGAAGACCGACAAGCTCGACATCAAGACCGGCGAAGACGCGACGGCGCTCAAGGCGCTGATCGAGAGCGGCCAGTTCAACGTGTCGTCGGTGGAAAAGAAGCCGACCAAGCGCAATCCCTATGCGCCTTTCACCACGTCGAGCCTGCAGCAGGATGCGTCCTCGCGGCTTGGCCTTTCGCCGTCGCGCACCATGCAGATCGCCCAGCGGCTCTACGAAGACGGTCTCATCACCTACATGCGTACCGACGCCGTGCAGATGGCGCCGGAAGGCATTGCCATGGCCCGCTCGGTGATCGGGAAATATTTCGGCGAGGAGTATCTGCCAGAGAAGGCTCGCGTCTATCAGACCAAGGCCAAGAATGCGCAGGAAGCGCACGAGGCGATCCGTCCCACCGACATGTTCAAGCGCCCCGAGCAGCTGAGCCTCGATGCGGACCAGGCCAAGCTCTATGGCCTGATCTGGCGCCGGACGCTGGCCTCGCAGATGAAGTCGGCCGAGATCGACCGCACCACGGTGGATATCGCCGTCAACGTCCCCGGCCGCGCCGTCGAACTGCGTGCCGTGGGTTCGGTGGTAACCTTCCCCGGCTTCCTCAAGCTCTATGGCGTCGAGGTGAAGTCGGACGAAGAGAGTGACGACGAGGATGATCGCGAGCTGCCGCCGCTGGCCGTGGGCGACAAGCCCAGTCTCCAGGCCGTCGATATCGAGCAGCACTTTACCCAGCCGCCCAGCCGCTACACCGAAGCAAGCCTGATCAAGAAGATGGAAGAGCTCGGCATTGGCCGTCCCTCCACCTATGCGGCGACGCTGACCACGCTCAAGGATCGCGACTATGTGCGCCTCGAGGGCAAGGCGCTGCATCCCGAAGATCGCGGGCGCATCGTCACCGCCTTCCTTGAGAATTTCTTCAATCGCTATGTCGAATATGGCTTCACCGCCGGCCTCGAAGAGCAGCTCGACGAAATTTCCGACGGCAAGCTCGATTACAAGCAGGTGCTGCGCGATTTCTGGAAGGACTTCACCGCCTCGACCGAGGAGATCAAGGATCTCCGCGTTTCCGAAGTGCTTGATGCCCTGAACGAAGCGCTGGCCAGCCGTATTTTTCCACCCAAGGAAGACGGTTCGGACCCCCGCAAATGCCCCACCTGTGGCACCGGCCAGCTGTCGCTGAAGCTGGGCAAGTTCGGCGCCTTCATCGGCTGTTCCAACTATCCCGAATGCCGCCACACCATCCAGCTGTCCGATGCAGCCGCGGGCAAGTCCTCGGACGCGGCAGCAGGTGACGGCGTGCTGGGTACCGATCCGGAAAGTGGCGAAGAGGTTCACCTCAAGACTGGCCGTTTCGGTCCTTATGTGCAGCTCGGGGACGGCAAGGAGCCCAAGCGCTCGTCACTCCCCAAGGGTTGGGATGCGGCAACGCTAGGCCTCGAAGGCGCATTGAAGCTCCTGTCGCTGCCGCGCGAAGTCGGCCTGCACCCCGAATCCGGCCTGCCGATTTCGGCCGGCATCGGTCGCTATGGTCCCTTCGTGCTGCATGATGGCAAATATGCCAATCTGCCCGATGTGGAAGAGGTCTTTACCGTCGGTCTCAACCGCGCCGTCGATCTCATCGCCCAGAAGGCTGCTGGCGGCTTCAAGCGTGGCGGCGGCACTGCCGTCGCGGCCATCCAGACCTTCGAGCATGACAATGGCCCCATCACCGTTCGACCGGGCCGCTATGGTCCCTATGTGAACCAGGGCAAAGTCAATGCGACCATTCCCAAGGATGTGGCGCCGGAAGCCGTGACGCTGGAGCAGGCTCTCGCCTGGATCGAAGCCAAGGGCGGCGCGACCAAGAAGAAGGCCCCGGCCAAGAAGGCTGCCGCCAAGAAGCCGGCGGCGAAAAAAGCCACGACCAAAGCCGCTGTAACCGGCGAGAAAAAGCCGGCTGCCAAGAAGGCGCCGGCCAAGAAAATTCCGAAATCGGAAGATGTGCCATTCTAA
- a CDS encoding dipeptidase, translated as MGDTDAETESDSPMTIPFFDGHNDTLLRLLEAPAADKEKLFIEGDGSGHIDLPRARSAGMVGGFFAMFPPPLKTNLAGVSGSSSLSPNLPPELAVSDALASTNGMASIMFRLERQGALAVCTSAADIRAAMANDTLAAIFHIEGAEAIDTDFRSLDVLHAAGLRSIGITWSRANAFGTGVPFRHNADPDIGPGLSDAGKELVRVCNQLGVMIDLSHLNAAGFRDVAAVSSHPLVATHSNVHAICPHARNLTDWQLAAIRESGGMVGLNFATGFLRPDGQFKPDTGLDVMVRHVDALVEALGEDGVALGSDFDGAQMPAEIGDVTGVPKLLQALLDKGYGEALVRKIALDNWISMVERTIG; from the coding sequence ATGGGTGATACTGACGCTGAAACCGAAAGCGATTCCCCGATGACCATTCCCTTCTTCGACGGCCACAATGACACCCTTTTGCGACTGCTGGAGGCGCCGGCTGCGGACAAGGAGAAATTGTTCATCGAGGGCGATGGCTCGGGCCATATCGACCTGCCGCGCGCCAGAAGCGCGGGCATGGTTGGCGGTTTCTTCGCCATGTTCCCGCCGCCGCTGAAGACCAATCTGGCGGGCGTCTCCGGCAGTTCGAGCCTCAGTCCGAACCTGCCGCCGGAACTGGCGGTTTCCGATGCCCTGGCTTCGACCAATGGCATGGCGTCCATCATGTTCCGGCTGGAACGGCAGGGTGCCCTCGCTGTCTGCACCAGCGCTGCCGATATTCGCGCGGCCATGGCCAACGACACGCTGGCCGCGATCTTCCATATCGAAGGCGCCGAGGCGATCGACACCGATTTCCGTTCGCTCGATGTCCTCCATGCTGCGGGCCTTCGCTCGATCGGCATCACCTGGAGCCGGGCCAATGCCTTCGGCACCGGCGTGCCCTTCCGCCACAATGCCGATCCCGATATCGGCCCGGGCCTCAGCGACGCCGGAAAGGAATTGGTCCGCGTCTGCAACCAGCTGGGGGTGATGATCGATCTCAGCCATCTCAACGCCGCCGGCTTCCGCGACGTTGCCGCCGTCAGCAGCCATCCGCTGGTGGCGACCCATTCCAATGTCCATGCCATCTGCCCGCACGCCCGCAACCTGACCGACTGGCAATTGGCGGCAATCCGCGAAAGCGGCGGCATGGTCGGCCTCAACTTCGCCACCGGATTCCTGCGGCCCGACGGACAGTTCAAGCCCGATACGGGTCTCGACGTCATGGTCCGCCACGTCGACGCGCTGGTCGAGGCCCTGGGTGAGGACGGCGTGGCGCTCGGCAGCGACTTCGACGGCGCGCAGATGCCGGCCGAAATCGGCGACGTCACAGGGGTGCCAAAACTGTTGCAAGCCTTGCTCGACAAGGGCTATGGCGAGGCTTTGGTGCGCAAGATCGCGCTCGACAACTGGATTTCCATGGTCGAGCGAACCATTGGCTAG
- a CDS encoding nuclear transport factor 2 family protein, producing the protein MPARESFDDFLKRRAKASVDFLNGDFDAMLDMASQQDPATFFTVAGEAVSGAQRVNDVHRQGARQFAPGGSARVEILQSGSDVEMGFWAGIVHAEIILKGQSQKQSLKLRMTEVFRRNEQGWKLVHRHADRMAG; encoded by the coding sequence ATGCCGGCACGTGAAAGTTTTGACGATTTCCTGAAGCGCCGCGCCAAGGCGTCGGTGGACTTCCTGAACGGTGATTTCGACGCCATGCTGGACATGGCCTCCCAGCAGGATCCGGCAACCTTCTTTACGGTGGCGGGAGAAGCCGTTTCGGGTGCCCAGCGGGTCAACGATGTGCATCGGCAGGGCGCGCGCCAGTTCGCGCCAGGCGGTTCTGCCCGCGTTGAAATCCTGCAGTCAGGCAGCGATGTGGAAATGGGCTTCTGGGCCGGCATTGTCCATGCCGAGATCATTCTGAAGGGTCAGAGCCAGAAGCAATCGCTCAAGCTGCGCATGACGGAAGTGTTCCGCCGCAACGAGCAGGGCTGGAAGCTGGTGCATCGCCATGCCGACAGGATGGCCGGATAA
- a CDS encoding TatD family hydrolase: MLIDSHCHLDFEALANDIDGVMARAAAAGVSGMVTISTAVEKFSTYAGLAERYSNVWCSVGTHPHHADQELHITTDDLVRLSAHPRCVAIGEAGLDYFYDNAPKDAQRTGLLRHIAAARITGLPLVIHSRKCDDDMAAILKDESAKGAFPFLLHCFTAGPDLARTALDLGGYISFSGIITFRNAEEIRDVAKFVPSDRYLVETDAPYLAPIPHRGESNEPSFVRHTAEKVAEVRGISLEQLGAETTANFARLFSKTGLA, from the coding sequence ATGCTGATCGACAGCCATTGCCACCTCGATTTCGAGGCCCTGGCCAATGACATAGACGGCGTCATGGCCCGTGCTGCGGCGGCTGGCGTCTCCGGAATGGTGACGATTTCCACAGCTGTGGAGAAGTTTTCCACTTACGCTGGGCTGGCGGAACGTTACTCGAACGTCTGGTGCTCGGTCGGCACCCATCCGCACCACGCCGACCAGGAACTCCATATCACAACGGATGATCTTGTCCGGCTAAGTGCCCATCCCCGTTGCGTTGCCATCGGTGAAGCGGGGCTCGACTATTTCTACGACAATGCCCCAAAGGACGCTCAAAGAACCGGTCTCCTCCGTCACATAGCCGCGGCCCGGATCACCGGTCTTCCACTGGTTATCCACAGCCGCAAATGCGATGACGACATGGCGGCCATCCTCAAGGACGAGTCCGCCAAAGGCGCTTTCCCGTTCCTTTTGCATTGCTTCACGGCCGGTCCCGACCTCGCCCGCACGGCGCTGGACCTGGGCGGCTATATCTCGTTTTCCGGCATCATCACCTTCCGCAATGCCGAAGAGATCCGCGACGTCGCCAAATTCGTGCCCTCTGACAGATACTTGGTTGAGACGGACGCGCCCTATCTCGCCCCGATCCCGCATCGCGGCGAGAGCAACGAGCCCAGTTTCGTCCGTCACACGGCCGAAAAAGTCGCCGAAGTGCGCGGCATCAGCCTCGAACAGCTCGGCGCCGAGACGACGGCCAATTTTGCCCGCCTGTTTTCCAAGACCGGGCTGGCCTGA
- a CDS encoding MBL fold metallo-hydrolase yields the protein MAAAQRIVATILGCGSSGGVPRIGNVWGSCDPNEPRNRRRRCALLIEGWSEDSSEPTRVLIDTGPDLREQLLDARVDRVEAVLYTHAHADHFHGIDDLRVLALHNRKRVDVYFTEETGARIREAFGYCFVTPPGSDYPPILNAHEIMAGQTLVVDGPGGTIELLAFEQEHGNITSLGFRVKDFAYSVDLSGFPEASLPAISGLDFWVVDALRPTPHPSHLSLPETLDWIARMAPRQAVLSDMHIDLDYRRLDAETPAHVTPAFDGMQIDVIRGEILNR from the coding sequence ATGGCGGCAGCCCAGAGGATCGTCGCGACCATTTTGGGCTGCGGTTCATCCGGCGGCGTGCCGCGTATCGGCAATGTCTGGGGTAGCTGCGATCCGAACGAGCCGCGCAACCGTCGCCGCCGCTGTGCCCTCCTTATTGAAGGCTGGAGCGAGGATAGCAGCGAACCGACCCGTGTCCTGATCGATACTGGCCCCGACCTTCGCGAACAGCTGCTCGACGCCCGCGTCGACCGCGTCGAAGCCGTGCTCTATACTCACGCCCATGCCGACCATTTCCACGGCATCGACGACCTGCGCGTGCTGGCCCTGCACAATCGCAAGAGGGTGGACGTCTATTTCACCGAGGAAACCGGCGCCCGCATCCGCGAGGCTTTCGGCTATTGCTTTGTGACGCCGCCCGGCAGCGACTATCCGCCCATCCTCAACGCTCATGAAATCATGGCTGGCCAGACACTTGTGGTCGATGGTCCCGGCGGCACGATCGAACTGCTGGCCTTCGAGCAGGAGCACGGCAACATCACCTCGCTCGGCTTCCGGGTCAAGGATTTCGCCTATTCCGTGGACCTTTCAGGCTTCCCCGAGGCGTCGCTGCCGGCCATTTCCGGTTTGGACTTCTGGGTCGTGGACGCCCTGCGCCCCACACCGCATCCCAGCCATCTGAGCCTGCCCGAAACCCTAGACTGGATCGCTCGCATGGCGCCGCGCCAGGCGGTGCTCAGCGACATGCACATCGATCTCGACTACCGGCGCCTCGATGCAGAAACGCCGGCGCATGTGACGCCGGCGTTCGATGGCATGCAGATCGACGTGATCCGCGGCGAAATCCTCAACCGATAA
- the metG gene encoding methionine--tRNA ligase, with protein sequence MTTKPFYVTTAISYPNGAPHIGHAYEMIATDAIARWKRLEDREVYFLTGTDEHGIKMVQTAAAQGVTPRELADRNSAEFKRLAEVLEISNDDFIRTTEERHHKSSQAIWNKMAASNNGDIFQSTYKGWYSVRDEAYFDEAELTDKDGKKFAPTGAEVTWVEEPTYFFRLSAYQQKLLDLYEANPDFIAPKERRNEIISFVKGGLQDLSISRTTFDWGIPVPGAEGHVMYVWVDALTNYITGVGFPDEASELFKKFWPADLHVIGKDIIRFHTVYWPAFLMSAGIEVQHRVFAHGFLTVDGQKMSKSLGNVIDPFELVEEFGADAVRYFFLREVSFGNDGDYSNEKLTNRVNADLANNLGNLAQRSLSMINKNCEAKVPQPGALTEADEAIIAEVTAALEAAQKAMDEQLVHEATGALVAALSSANNYFAGQEPWALKKTDPERMATVLYVTADTVRRLTIPMLAFVPASAARLLDQLSISPANRQLAASILANQLVPGTELPVPQGVFARIERKAE encoded by the coding sequence ATGACCACCAAGCCGTTCTACGTCACGACCGCGATTTCCTACCCCAATGGCGCGCCCCATATCGGCCATGCCTATGAGATGATCGCGACCGATGCGATTGCCCGCTGGAAGCGCCTGGAAGACCGCGAGGTCTATTTCCTCACCGGCACCGACGAGCACGGCATCAAGATGGTGCAGACGGCCGCCGCTCAGGGCGTGACACCGCGCGAACTGGCAGACAGGAATTCGGCCGAATTCAAGCGCCTCGCCGAAGTGCTCGAAATCTCCAATGACGATTTCATCCGCACCACCGAAGAGCGCCATCACAAGTCGAGCCAGGCCATCTGGAACAAGATGGCAGCCAGCAACAATGGCGACATTTTCCAGTCCACCTACAAGGGCTGGTATTCGGTGCGCGACGAGGCCTATTTCGACGAGGCCGAGCTGACCGACAAAGATGGCAAGAAATTTGCTCCCACCGGCGCCGAGGTGACCTGGGTCGAGGAACCGACCTATTTTTTCCGCCTCTCGGCCTATCAGCAGAAGCTGCTTGATCTGTACGAGGCGAATCCCGATTTCATCGCGCCGAAAGAACGCCGCAACGAGATCATTTCCTTCGTGAAGGGCGGTCTGCAGGACCTCTCAATTTCACGCACCACCTTCGACTGGGGCATTCCCGTCCCGGGCGCCGAAGGCCATGTCATGTATGTCTGGGTCGACGCCCTGACCAATTACATCACAGGCGTCGGCTTCCCCGATGAAGCCAGCGAGCTGTTCAAGAAGTTCTGGCCGGCAGACCTTCATGTCATCGGCAAGGACATCATCCGCTTCCACACCGTCTATTGGCCCGCCTTCCTGATGAGCGCCGGCATCGAGGTGCAGCACCGCGTCTTCGCCCATGGCTTCCTGACCGTCGACGGCCAGAAGATGAGCAAGTCGCTGGGCAATGTCATCGACCCCTTCGAGCTGGTCGAGGAATTCGGCGCCGACGCCGTGCGCTACTTCTTCCTGCGCGAAGTCTCCTTCGGCAACGACGGTGACTACAGCAACGAGAAGCTGACCAATCGCGTCAATGCCGACCTTGCCAACAACCTCGGCAACCTAGCCCAGCGCTCGCTGTCGATGATCAACAAGAACTGCGAAGCCAAGGTCCCCCAGCCGGGCGCGCTGACCGAAGCCGACGAGGCCATCATCGCCGAAGTCACCGCCGCTCTCGAAGCCGCGCAGAAGGCCATGGACGAACAGCTCGTCCACGAAGCCACCGGCGCGCTCGTCGCCGCCCTGAGCTCGGCCAACAACTATTTCGCCGGCCAGGAACCCTGGGCGCTGAAAAAGACCGATCCCGAGCGCATGGCGACTGTGCTATACGTTACAGCCGACACGGTTCGTCGTCTGACGATCCCCATGCTGGCCTTTGTGCCCGCATCGGCGGCGCGTCTGCTCGATCAGCTCAGCATTTCGCCAGCAAACCGCCAGCTTGCTGCCAGCATTCTTGCCAATCAGCTTGTGCCCGGCACCGAATTGCCCGTGCCGCAGGGCGTCTTCGCCCGCATCGAACGCAAGGCCGAATAG
- the rnr gene encoding ribonuclease R, whose product MTTKKPTKPRNTSGPRRASQPRASELPTREQLLEALAQQADIKGKRDLAKVFGIRGDMRRPFKAMLAELEGEGVITRTRKALRRTAALPHVTVLDIPGDADPDDLHAYPAQWNEEEGEKPRVIILSARDARVVPAPGDRILARIDAGEGEVPFYTAKAMKILDKPRRGQIGIVRMDEEGARLIPVDRKQKEMRIPLGDLLDARDGDLVEVEVKLSGRLMIPRAKVTSVIGNPLSEGAVSLIAIHNLEIPYNFPASVIREAEEAKEATLKGREDWRDLPLITIDPADAKDHDDAVYAQADEDPENPGGHVVYVAIADVAAYVQPGTALDREAYLRGNSVYFPDRVVPMLPERISNELCSLKEGEPRAALAVRMVMGADGKKKSHSFHRVLMRSAAKLSYQQAQAAIDGQADDKTGPILEPILRPLNAAYDAMAAARDKRGPLDLDLPERKIVLDDKGLVKDIRIPERLDAHRLIEEMMIAANVAAAETLEQKRSPLLYRVHDEPSSEKLQALRDFLGSLDISVKKSDSVRASDFNGILGQARKAGNVEQVSEMVLRSQAQAEYSAENYGHFGLNLDRYAHFTSPIRRYADLIVHRALVSALGMGSDGLSENEGLRLAGIAQHISTTERRAMLAERETADRLLAQFLATKIGARFEGRISGVTRSGLFVRLLETGADGFIPASTLGQDYYRYVEEKQAMVGDRGGETFALGDRVSVRLLEAAPVAGALRFELLSEGTRGNPSSGRRSGKRPSRSFGPKGRRKR is encoded by the coding sequence ATGACAACCAAAAAACCAACAAAACCAAGAAATACGTCCGGTCCGCGCCGGGCGTCCCAGCCGCGCGCCAGTGAGCTGCCAACACGCGAGCAACTGCTCGAAGCGCTGGCGCAGCAGGCCGACATCAAGGGCAAGCGCGACCTGGCGAAAGTCTTCGGCATTCGCGGCGATATGCGCAGGCCGTTCAAGGCCATGCTGGCCGAGCTCGAGGGTGAAGGCGTGATCACGCGCACCCGCAAGGCCTTGCGCCGCACCGCCGCCCTGCCCCATGTCACCGTGCTCGACATTCCGGGCGACGCAGATCCAGACGACCTGCATGCCTATCCGGCACAATGGAACGAGGAAGAAGGCGAAAAGCCGCGCGTCATCATCCTCAGCGCCCGCGACGCACGCGTCGTGCCGGCGCCGGGTGACCGAATCCTGGCCCGCATCGACGCGGGCGAAGGCGAAGTGCCGTTCTATACCGCCAAGGCGATGAAAATCCTCGACAAGCCGCGGCGCGGCCAGATCGGTATCGTCCGCATGGACGAGGAAGGCGCCCGCCTCATTCCGGTCGATCGCAAGCAGAAGGAAATGCGGATTCCGCTTGGTGACCTGCTCGATGCCAGGGATGGCGACCTGGTCGAAGTCGAGGTCAAGCTCTCCGGCCGGCTGATGATTCCGCGCGCCAAGGTGACTTCAGTCATCGGCAATCCGCTATCGGAAGGCGCGGTCAGCCTGATCGCCATCCACAACCTCGAAATTCCCTACAACTTCCCCGCCTCCGTTATCCGCGAGGCAGAAGAAGCAAAGGAAGCTACGCTCAAGGGCCGCGAAGACTGGCGCGACCTGCCGCTGATCACTATCGATCCGGCCGATGCCAAGGATCATGACGACGCGGTCTATGCGCAGGCCGACGAGGACCCGGAAAATCCGGGCGGCCATGTGGTCTATGTCGCCATCGCCGATGTCGCCGCCTATGTGCAGCCCGGTACGGCGCTCGATCGCGAGGCGTATCTGCGCGGCAATTCGGTCTACTTCCCCGACCGCGTCGTGCCGATGCTGCCCGAGCGCATTTCCAACGAGTTGTGCTCGCTCAAGGAAGGCGAGCCGCGCGCGGCCCTCGCCGTTCGCATGGTCATGGGTGCCGATGGCAAGAAGAAGAGCCATAGCTTCCATCGCGTGCTGATGCGTTCGGCCGCCAAGCTCAGCTATCAGCAGGCGCAAGCCGCCATCGACGGACAGGCCGACGACAAGACCGGCCCGATCCTCGAACCGATCCTGCGCCCGCTAAATGCCGCCTACGACGCCATGGCGGCGGCGCGCGACAAGCGCGGACCGCTGGATCTCGACCTGCCCGAGCGCAAGATCGTGCTCGACGATAAGGGTCTGGTGAAGGACATCCGCATTCCCGAACGGCTCGATGCGCATCGGCTGATTGAAGAAATGATGATCGCGGCCAATGTGGCGGCTGCCGAAACGCTGGAACAGAAGCGCTCGCCCCTGCTCTATCGCGTGCATGACGAACCCAGCTCGGAAAAGCTGCAGGCGCTGCGCGATTTCCTCGGCTCGCTCGATATTTCGGTCAAGAAGTCGGACTCGGTCCGTGCATCGGACTTCAACGGCATCCTCGGCCAGGCGCGCAAGGCGGGCAATGTCGAACAGGTTTCTGAAATGGTGCTTCGGAGCCAGGCGCAGGCGGAATACTCGGCCGAGAATTACGGCCACTTCGGCCTCAATCTCGACCGCTATGCCCATTTTACCTCGCCGATCCGCCGCTATGCCGACCTGATCGTGCATCGCGCGCTGGTTTCGGCCCTGGGCATGGGCAGCGATGGGCTCAGCGAGAACGAAGGCCTGCGCCTTGCCGGCATTGCCCAGCATATTTCCACCACCGAGCGCCGGGCCATGCTGGCGGAGCGCGAAACGGCGGATCGCCTGCTGGCGCAGTTTCTTGCCACCAAGATTGGTGCGCGTTTCGAGGGCCGGATTTCGGGCGTGACCCGTTCGGGTCTGTTCGTGCGCCTGCTCGAAACCGGTGCCGATGGCTTCATTCCGGCTTCGACGCTGGGACAGGACTATTATCGCTATGTCGAGGAAAAGCAGGCCATGGTGGGCGACCGCGGCGGCGAGACCTTCGCCCTGGGCGATCGCGTTTCCGTTCGCCTGCTTGAAGCCGCACCGGTAGCCGGCGCGTTGCGCTTCGAACTGCTGTCGGAAGGCACCCGTGGCAATCCGTCATCTGGCAGGCGCAGCGGCAAGCGCCCATCTAGGAGTTTCGGTCCCAAGGGCCGGAGAAAGAGGTAA
- a CDS encoding DUF983 domain-containing protein, protein MAPQTQLLEHRSVGQAIWRGTLCRCPHCGKGRMFRAYLKVANECNVCGEELNHHRADDLPPYVAITIVGHIIVFLMLHMDMTYHVQPMTYVVTMIPLAIILPLLILQPIKGSIVGLQWANRMYDFGAPRRGD, encoded by the coding sequence ATGGCCCCGCAAACCCAGCTTCTCGAACACCGCAGTGTCGGCCAGGCGATCTGGCGTGGCACGCTCTGCCGATGCCCGCATTGCGGCAAGGGCAGGATGTTTCGCGCCTATCTCAAAGTCGCCAATGAGTGCAATGTCTGTGGCGAGGAACTCAACCACCATCGCGCCGATGACCTGCCGCCCTATGTGGCGATCACCATCGTTGGTCACATCATCGTCTTCCTGATGCTGCATATGGACATGACCTATCATGTCCAGCCGATGACCTATGTGGTGACGATGATCCCGCTGGCGATCATCCTGCCCCTGCTGATCCTGCAGCCGATCAAGGGTTCCATCGTTGGCCTCCAATGGGCCAACCGCATGTATGATTTTGGCGCACCACGCCGGGGCGACTGA